AGGGGAGCCTTTCGAAACGACGGCTAGGGTCATGGCCTACGCGGATAGGGTCATCTCCCTCACCGCCGTGTGTAAGGTATGTGGAAGACCCGCGACGAGGACTCAGCGGCTTGTAAACGGCGTGCCTGCGCCGAGGGACAGCCCCCGTATCTTAGTCGGCGGTGGGGATTCTTACGAGGCGCGTTGCCGCCGGCATTTTGTAAATCCTCTATAAATGATCTCCTCTGCCGTAGCGGCTTAGGTAGAACTCCACTATTTTCTTCAGACCCCTCCTTAGTTTTCTGTCAGCCGCGGATGGGGAGACGCCGATCATCGAGGCGAGGTCTTTTAACGACACCTTTCTACTCTCGTCGAAGTACCCAAGTTTATAGGCCAGTTCTATAAGCCTGAGCTGATCCTCAGTGAGGTCGGGCTCTTTTATATATTTAGCCCTGCCCACCACTCTTGGTTTTAGCCCTAGTTCATGCATTTCTTTTAATATCCTTGAGAGCTGAAAGGTGTTGGCAATTAGTACAATTAACGCCTTGTCTTCGCATATCTTTCCACCCACTATCACCGCGCCGTATCTCATGGCGATTTCACACGGCTCGCACTTTAGCATAGAGAGTTCCTTATCTGCGAGGACGGCGTGTCCCATGTTCATTCCCACAATTTCTCCGCATATCGAGCCGCCGGTGTAGCTGAAGGACACAGTAACTCTGAGGGCCATAGCTTTGAGAAGCCTCCTGTATTTATTAGTTAAAATGTTGCAGAGGCCTCTGCTTCAATTTTTTACGTGGCTGTATAAATAGAACTTGTGTTCTCCCTGACACATGGCAGAATTAACAAAATACCAGAGGGTGTTGATAGATCAAGATACGTGTATAAGCTGCGGCGCGTGTGTCGCAGCTTGTCCGTACCAGGCGCTCGAGCTTGACGATAACGGCAAAGCTAGATTAATATGGGAGATGTGTAAAGACGACTTCTCCTGTGTAGCTGTGTGTCCTGTGAAGTGTATTTACAAGGTGAGCGAGGCGCCTGCGGAGTTTAAGGCTAAGAAGGGGTGGTACAGATTCGGCAAAGCCCTCTCGCCAGAGGAGCAGAAGGCGTACGAGGAGTGGAAGACGAAGTTCGGAGTCACCGCGCCGCCGGTTTAAGCTCAAATATCTCCACCCCCATTTTTTCGTGGGTATTTGTAAACTTTGTGGAAGGAGTAGCGTTACCATTTCGGATAGTTTGGGGGTCTGCGTAGATTGCCTCAGATCCAGACCTGGGAAGGCGCTGGAGATCGCCAAGAGGGCGCATGTAATTAGCAGATCTAAATTTAGACTCCCAGCGGAGCCCCCAGGTAGTGGCGTGCAGTGTGGAATATGTGGCAGGGGGTGCCTCGTGCCTGAGGGCGGCGTCGGCTACTGCGGACTGGTGAGGAGCACAGGCGGCAGACTCGTGAGGCCGGGCGGCGGTGTTTCTATCGGCGTGTTATCCTACTACTACGACCCCATTCCGACTAACTGCGTGGCGGACTGGGTATGCCCTGCCTCCACCGGCAGGGGGTATCCCAAATACGCCAAGACGCCGTGGGGCGAGGTGGGGTACTACAACCTGGCGGTTTTCTACGGGGCGTGTAGCCTCGACTGCCTTTTCTGCCAAAACTGGCAATACAGGGAGTACCCCGCCAAGCCGAAGTTAGTATCTGTGGAGGAGCTGGAAGCCGCCATGGGCGGGAGGGTGACTTGCGTCTGCTTCTTCGGGGGCGACCCGGCGCCGCAGACGGTGCACGCCCTTCTCGTGGCGAGGAGGGCAGCCGAGAGGGGGGTTAGGGTGTGTTGGGAGACGAGCGGCCAGCTGGCTCCCCACCTGCTGGATAAGGTTGTGGAGAGCTCTCTTAAGACCGGCGGCATTGTTAAGTTTGACCTAAAGGCGTTCACGCCGAGTGTCTACAAGGCGTTGACCGGCGGAGAGGTTGACATAGTCTTGAGGAATTTCAAAGTTGCCGCTAGGAGGTTTAGAGAAAGGCCGGAGGTGCCCCTCGTGGTGGCCTCTATTCTCCTCGTGCCTGGCTACGTGGACGAGGTCGAGGTGGACCTCTTGACTAAGTTCATCGCCCGGATCGAGCCGGAGGTGCCAACCCGCTTCCTGGCCTTCCACCCAGACTACATGATGCGTGATCTTCCACCCACGTCGGTTAGACACGCGGAAACTGCGTTGAAGATTGCTAGGGAGAATGGGCTTGTGGAGGTTAGTCTTGGGAATTGGTGGCTTCTCGGCGACTACTACTGACGCAGTGGGGCTTGATGTATTTATAGACGTCGCTTATCCTAGGCCTATCTTTAAAAACGACGACGTTTGGGAGGAGCTCCTTCCACGTGGCCATGGCGAGCTCCTCGGAGACTAAGACGAGGAGGGGCTTCCCCACCTTTATCAGCTTTTCGTACTTCCGCCTGAGGTAGTCGGGGGTCCAGAAGCCCACTATCTCCACGTAGAGTTCGCCTATCTTGAAGTCGGGGATGTAGACCTTGCCCTCCACCACCAGGGCCTCGGGCTCCCGCTCCACTCGGCATAGCCTCGAGACTTGTCTGTAGAACTCTTGCTCAACTGCGCTGTCGAACTGCTCCGAGGGGGGCAGGGACTTGGGTAGCCTGGGCGCCGTGTCCCATTTTTCTCTGTACATATACGTCCGCTCTCTCAGCTTCACCTCTGCCTCTATCTCCCACCTATCTGCCGAGGTGATGTAAGGCACGAGCTTAGCGAGGCGCGTGCCGTAGCGCTCCGTCTGCCTCAGCGCCGACACCGGCCCGTCGAAGTGGAACTCAAGCCACCCTCCCCTCTCCTCGGCAATGTACATAAGCCCGTAGCCCTTTACGGCGCGGATAAGGCTCTTCACCACTGCCGGCGCGTTGGGGATCCTCGCCTTGACGTATAGAGATTTGAAAAGCAGTGCTTGTATAAGCGCTTGGTTGTAGAGCGCCACCAGCTCGCCGGGCTCTATCTCAGGCGTTTTTATAATTTCTCTATTTTCCTCATAGGCTTTTGTAAACAGCCTCTTCACCTCCTCGACGTCCAGCCCGAGCCTGGCCGCGACGCGTTGGAAGACAGCGTCGCGCTCCTCAGGCGTCTGGGGGTACCCCGCCGCCGACGCAGTTTTAAAAACTTCAAGTCTAATTCTGGAGACAAGTCTGGTGTCCAGCTCCTCCACCACCATGTGTTGTTCCATGACGTGGGCCAGACCTCTTGCAAGCTTTTTGTCGCCCCCCACCTCCCCGGCCGCCTTTCTAAATTCTCCAAGGGTTTTCGACGACCTCGCCGCGTCTATGATCTTCCTGGCGAGGGCCTCGTCGCCTAGGTACCTAGGCCTTATCTCCCTCCCCCTCCTAACTACCCTTAGATAGTCTAGCGGAATCACGACACGCCTCTCTTACGCCTACGCGCCGTGTCCACCTCGCGGGTGCTCGCTGTGATTACCTCGTATATCTTCGCCTTGTGGGGCTTAAGCCTCAAGGCCCTGCCCATCCGCTGGATAAACTGCCTAGTGCTCGAGGTCCCTCCGAGGATGACGACCACGTCGACGTCGGGGACATCCACGCCCTCGTCCAGCACCTTCCCCGTCACCACGGCCTTCAACTCGCCTCTCCTAAACATAGCCATTACCTGCTCCCTCTCCTGCGGCGGGATGTCGTGAGTCACTAGGGGGATTAGGTAGCGCTCCGACACAGCCCTCGCCAGGGAGGTGTACTCGGTAAATATGAGTATCTTCGAACCGCGGTGCCTCGCCAGTATCTCGCCCACTGCGTCCACCTTAGCCTCGGTCTCGAATAGGAGCTGTCTCATGCGGTGCCAGGCCTCCAGCGCCTCCCTAGCCCCGCGGTCACGGCCGGATAGGTAGATAAGCTTCTGGAAATCCGAAGGCGACTTGAACTTTAAACCCTTCTTCCTCAAGTAGCTTAGATATTTACCCTCCAGCTCTCTGTAGAGCCTCTTCTCATCCTCCTTTAGGCTTACCTTAACCACCTCGATGTCGTAGTCCGCGGTCCACACCCCCCTTATGTCCGAGGCGGATATGCGGTAGACCACCGGCCCCACCAGCCAGTCCAGATCTACATGCAGGCCGTCGGCTCTCTCCGGCGTGGCGGTTAGGCCTAGGCGGTGCGGCGCCGGGCTCAGCTCCGCTATCTGTCTATAGGAGGGGGAGGGGAGGTGGTGCACCTCGTCGAAAACCAGAAGTTTGTACCTATTGCCGAGCGTCTCCACGGCGGCGTACGCAGAGTCGTATGTGATGACCGTTATGCAACTCTCCCTCTTCTCCTCGCCGTACCACACGCCGACGCGTCCCGGGAAGAACTGCCACAGCCTCCCCCGCCACTGCTCCACAAGCTCCACCGTGGGCACCACCACGAGGGCTGGCTCCCTCAGCTCGGCGATCGCAGCTATGGCCACGTGGGTCTTGCCGGCCCCAGTCGGCATCACCACGACGCCTCTCTTCGTCTTGAGCCAAGACTTCAAGGCCTCATGTTGGTAGGGCCTAAGCTTTATTTCGGACGCCGCCTTCACCTCGCTACAGTGGAGATTCCACACCCTGTCCTCGACGCTGAGGCCCATGGATTTTGCAGTGGCTATG
The sequence above is drawn from the Pyrobaculum ferrireducens genome and encodes:
- a CDS encoding helix-turn-helix domain-containing protein → MALRVTVSFSYTGGSICGEIVGMNMGHAVLADKELSMLKCEPCEIAMRYGAVIVGGKICEDKALIVLIANTFQLSRILKEMHELGLKPRVVGRAKYIKEPDLTEDQLRLIELAYKLGYFDESRKVSLKDLASMIGVSPSAADRKLRRGLKKIVEFYLSRYGRGDHL
- a CDS encoding 4Fe-4S dicluster domain-containing protein, with amino-acid sequence MAELTKYQRVLIDQDTCISCGACVAACPYQALELDDNGKARLIWEMCKDDFSCVAVCPVKCIYKVSEAPAEFKAKKGWYRFGKALSPEEQKAYEEWKTKFGVTAPPV
- a CDS encoding radical SAM protein, which translates into the protein MGICKLCGRSSVTISDSLGVCVDCLRSRPGKALEIAKRAHVISRSKFRLPAEPPGSGVQCGICGRGCLVPEGGVGYCGLVRSTGGRLVRPGGGVSIGVLSYYYDPIPTNCVADWVCPASTGRGYPKYAKTPWGEVGYYNLAVFYGACSLDCLFCQNWQYREYPAKPKLVSVEELEAAMGGRVTCVCFFGGDPAPQTVHALLVARRAAERGVRVCWETSGQLAPHLLDKVVESSLKTGGIVKFDLKAFTPSVYKALTGGEVDIVLRNFKVAARRFRERPEVPLVVASILLVPGYVDEVEVDLLTKFIARIEPEVPTRFLAFHPDYMMRDLPPTSVRHAETALKIARENGLVEVSLGNWWLLGDYY
- a CDS encoding DUF790 family protein, whose translation is MIPLDYLRVVRRGREIRPRYLGDEALARKIIDAARSSKTLGEFRKAAGEVGGDKKLARGLAHVMEQHMVVEELDTRLVSRIRLEVFKTASAAGYPQTPEERDAVFQRVAARLGLDVEEVKRLFTKAYEENREIIKTPEIEPGELVALYNQALIQALLFKSLYVKARIPNAPAVVKSLIRAVKGYGLMYIAEERGGWLEFHFDGPVSALRQTERYGTRLAKLVPYITSADRWEIEAEVKLRERTYMYREKWDTAPRLPKSLPPSEQFDSAVEQEFYRQVSRLCRVEREPEALVVEGKVYIPDFKIGELYVEIVGFWTPDYLRRKYEKLIKVGKPLLVLVSEELAMATWKELLPNVVVFKDRPRISDVYKYIKPHCVSSSRREATNSQD
- a CDS encoding DEAD/DEAH box helicase; the protein is MGLVLTWDRGTILLDGYLPQELKRLSFLKYDGRVGKYRALAVYYTRVIATAKSMGLSVEDRVWNLHCSEVKAASEIKLRPYQHEALKSWLKTKRGVVVMPTGAGKTHVAIAAIAELREPALVVVPTVELVEQWRGRLWQFFPGRVGVWYGEEKRESCITVITYDSAYAAVETLGNRYKLLVFDEVHHLPSPSYRQIAELSPAPHRLGLTATPERADGLHVDLDWLVGPVVYRISASDIRGVWTADYDIEVVKVSLKEDEKRLYRELEGKYLSYLRKKGLKFKSPSDFQKLIYLSGRDRGAREALEAWHRMRQLLFETEAKVDAVGEILARHRGSKILIFTEYTSLARAVSERYLIPLVTHDIPPQEREQVMAMFRRGELKAVVTGKVLDEGVDVPDVDVVVILGGTSSTRQFIQRMGRALRLKPHKAKIYEVITASTREVDTARRRKRGVS